The sequence ATGTCCTGGCTTTTTCTTCGGCTTCCTGCATTCTCTCGGAGAGTTCTCCCTGTGCATCAAATCCGATAACATCAAGATGTTCCGCCGCGATTGTTGTAAAGTCGGTGATGCCCAAAAAACCGAAAATTGTTCTTAAATACCTGTCACCCATTTCATAAGCACCGCCTGCTCCTTCCGAATAAGCCCCACCCCTGGTTACGATATGAACCGCTTTTTTCCCCTGGCATAAGCCCACGGGGCCTTGTTCGGTGTAACGAAAGGTAATTCCGGTGACCGTAATATAATCCAGATAACATTTGAGAATGGATGGGAAACTGAGATTCCACATTGGAGCAGCGATAATGATTTTGTCACTGGCCTTAAACTCATAAGCATACTTTAAAACAGGATGATTGACGGAACCTGCGTCCTTTGGACCGAAAACAGTTTGAAGATCCCCTGCAGACAGCGGCTTGACACCTTCCTGGTAGAGATCGTGGGTAATAATCTCATCATCAGGATTGTATTGCCTGTAGGCGCTGATAAAACTCCCTGAAAGGCGAAACGTCCTCGACTGCTCGTCCGGCTTGGGATTTGCTTTAATATACAGTACTTTAGCCACAATCTTATCCTCCATAATCTTTGACATTCTTCAAATAGTTTTCGTCATTTTTAATAAAGCTATGACTGCCATTTCCAACCAAAACAATCATCTTCGCTTTGTCTGCTTTTGCTGAATTTTTCCCTTCCCCTGGAGTCTTTCCTGCAGTTTCTCCAGCTCCCGGCGTATCTCCGGCTGC is a genomic window of Dehalobacter sp. containing:
- a CDS encoding FMN-dependent NADH-azoreductase — encoded protein: MAKVLYIKANPKPDEQSRTFRLSGSFISAYRQYNPDDEIITHDLYQEGVKPLSAGDLQTVFGPKDAGSVNHPVLKYAYEFKASDKIIIAAPMWNLSFPSILKCYLDYITVTGITFRYTEQGPVGLCQGKKAVHIVTRGGAYSEGAGGAYEMGDRYLRTIFGFLGITDFTTIAAEHLDVIGFDAQGELSERMQEAEEKARTF